A part of Pirellulales bacterium genomic DNA contains:
- a CDS encoding helix-turn-helix transcriptional regulator — protein sequence MDAKKRHRLEQAGWKVGTVQEFLQLSDADAAYIDIKAKLAASLAARRSAKRYTQEQVAKLLGSSQSRVAKMEIADGSVSLDLLVRSLLALGAKPSEIAQAIRQPRRALAGEDKDL from the coding sequence ATGGATGCCAAGAAGCGACATCGCCTTGAACAGGCGGGATGGAAAGTGGGAACGGTGCAGGAGTTCCTGCAGTTGTCGGATGCCGATGCCGCGTACATCGACATCAAAGCAAAGCTGGCTGCCTCGCTTGCTGCGCGGCGATCGGCTAAACGGTACACTCAGGAGCAGGTAGCCAAACTGCTCGGTTCGAGCCAATCTCGCGTGGCCAAAATGGAAATCGCCGACGGCTCGGTATCACTCGACCTGCTTGTCAGGTCGTTGCTGGCGTTAGGCGCGAAGCCGAGCGAAATCGCGCAAGCGATTCGTCAACCACGGCGCGCGCTTGCAGGAGAAGACAAGGATCTGTAG
- a CDS encoding alpha/beta hydrolase, with protein MSLDPEARILAQAAVGAAPMHLQTPAEARAAMLAQTAGLGTPEQVARIEDLSVPGKHGGIPVRVYTPEGQGPFTGLVYFHGGGWVIGSIDTHDALCRSIANAAGCVVVSVEYRLAPEHPYPAASEDAYSATCWVAEHAGRLGIDPLRLAVGGDSAGGNLAAVVSLMARDRSGPRLALQLLLYPITDYDLDTASYLRYADGYLLTRDAMAWFWRQYLPDGVSPDGPYISPLRVADLSGLPPALVITAECDPLCDEGLAYAERLKAAGVEVAATCYRGMIHGFIRRHRLLRQGRKGLEELASCLRLLCP; from the coding sequence ATGTCTCTCGATCCTGAAGCCCGAATCCTCGCCCAGGCCGCGGTCGGCGCTGCGCCAATGCACCTGCAAACGCCGGCTGAGGCTCGGGCGGCGATGCTGGCACAAACGGCCGGCCTCGGAACGCCGGAGCAGGTCGCAAGGATCGAAGACCTTTCGGTGCCCGGCAAACATGGCGGCATTCCCGTTCGCGTCTACACTCCGGAAGGACAGGGGCCGTTCACGGGCCTGGTCTACTTTCATGGCGGCGGCTGGGTGATCGGCAGCATCGACACGCACGACGCCCTTTGCCGCTCGATCGCCAACGCGGCCGGCTGCGTCGTCGTCTCCGTCGAGTATCGCCTCGCTCCCGAGCACCCCTATCCGGCGGCCAGCGAAGACGCCTACTCGGCCACCTGCTGGGTGGCCGAGCATGCGGGGCGGCTGGGCATCGATCCCCTGCGTCTGGCGGTCGGAGGCGACAGTGCCGGCGGCAACCTGGCCGCGGTCGTCAGCCTGATGGCACGCGACCGGTCGGGTCCGCGGCTGGCGTTGCAACTGCTCCTGTATCCGATCACCGATTACGACCTCGACACCGCTTCTTATCTGCGCTACGCCGACGGCTATTTATTGACGCGCGACGCCATGGCCTGGTTCTGGCGGCAGTATTTGCCCGACGGCGTTTCGCCCGACGGTCCTTATATTTCGCCGCTGCGCGTCGCCGATCTCTCCGGCCTGCCGCCGGCCTTGGTGATCACGGCGGAGTGCGATCCGCTGTGCGACGAGGGGCTGGCCTACGCAGAGCGGCTGAAGGCGGCCGGCGTCGAAGTCGCCGCGACTTGTTATCGCGGCATGATCCACGGCTTTATCCGCCGCCACCGCCTGCTCCGCCAAGGCCGCAAGGGGCTGGAGGAATTGGCGTCGTGTTTACGCTTGCTATGCCCGTGA
- a CDS encoding helix-turn-helix domain-containing protein, with the protein MKVFTTGQVAKICKVAPRTVSKWFDSGRLKGYRIPGSQDRRIPREYLIRFLKEHGMPLGDLEDEAMAKVLVVGQDQVLLENLKRELPLDRSFKLAVAASGFEAGIQAESFHPDCIIVDFSIGRIEALQICQNLRRNSEYSDTILIALLPDDGNSNSFDRSTINETFKKPFDVALLAERLRTLIGARKELVR; encoded by the coding sequence ATGAAGGTTTTCACAACTGGACAGGTCGCCAAGATCTGTAAGGTGGCCCCGCGCACCGTCAGCAAATGGTTCGATTCCGGCCGGCTGAAGGGTTACCGCATACCGGGATCCCAGGACCGTCGCATCCCCCGCGAATACCTGATTCGGTTCCTCAAGGAACATGGTATGCCGCTGGGCGATCTGGAAGACGAAGCGATGGCCAAAGTGCTCGTGGTCGGTCAAGACCAGGTGCTGCTGGAGAATCTGAAGCGAGAATTGCCGCTGGACAGATCGTTCAAGCTGGCGGTGGCCGCCAGCGGGTTCGAGGCGGGCATTCAAGCCGAAAGCTTCCACCCCGACTGCATCATTGTCGATTTCTCGATCGGCCGCATCGAAGCCTTGCAGATTTGCCAGAATCTGCGGCGCAACAGCGAATACTCGGACACGATCCTGATTGCCTTGTTGCCCGACGACGGCAACTCCAACAGCTTCGATCGTTCGACGATCAACGAGACGTTCAAGAAGCCGTTCGACGTGGCCTTGCTGGCCGAGCGGTTGCGGACGCTGATTGGCGCCCGCAAAGAACTGGTCCGCTAA
- a CDS encoding PVC-type heme-binding CxxCH protein — MSLFLCLAIVVVAQIHASDPPARVEERREADPIKSPLEPAESLSHFRLAPGVKIALVAAEPEVVDPVAIRFDEAGRLWVVEMRDYPNGPAAGQKPLSRIKLLEDADGDGRYETAHLFADQLLFATGVQPWHGGVIVTFSGRIEWMKDTDGDGKADLRETWFTGFAEENPQLRANHPRFSLDNFVYVANGLRGGVVTSNWSRAGNVGAHRQRELPISGRDFRFEPLRGEASAVSGNGQFGMTFDDYGNRFICSNRNPLMHVVLEERYLARNPLLAVPAVVSDVAASGDNSHVYPLSQAWTTSILHAGQFTAACGAEVYRGDALGEHFHGCGFTCEPTGNLVHCETIEPAGATFVGHPEREGVEFLASPDTWFRPVNLETGPDGALYVVDMYRAVIEHPQFVPDELKDRPDLRYGDDRGRIYRLVAEGKRSPTAPPNLAHAGPDKVAPLLAHENPWYRSTAARLLYVHQWRQAKPVVERILSEAKQPAARVQALWTLQGWRDLSPELLERALGDPHPRVREAAVLLAEPLLADRAELRKRVMALSGDRDARLRFQVALSLGAAPGEEVLQPLANIALAGADDVWTRRAVLTAVLDLPHQFLARLLDQLPGVGDSAGHAQAGRALHGQGIMELLAETARLVGARRQTEEVAGVLNKLASVIQLSHKLAIVTGMARGMQSRGLSWATMVARFDKDAAARRAADAILRQAAELAQDSDAELAQREQACALLQFGSDELAVPVLAEIIDRETNQSFKQQAVASLAAHASPRATDLLIAQLNQQTPAIRRAMLNALLARPDRVGRLLDEIAAGRLKASELDPLQANRLRQHADAQLRARAVELLAAAEPAERAEVMKRYRAALDLKADPRHGREVFQKNCTTCHRIGPLGIDVAPSIADSRTKSQEQLLLDILEPNRAIDNNYVSYSLTTADGQSLVGVISAETASSITLKQPEGKVLTLARGDIDEIHSNGISLMPVGLEKNISLEDMADLISFIKNWRYLEADLPARAGK, encoded by the coding sequence ATGTCTCTTTTTCTTTGTCTTGCTATCGTTGTCGTCGCTCAGATCCATGCCAGCGACCCTCCCGCGCGTGTCGAAGAGCGGCGTGAAGCTGACCCAATCAAGAGCCCCCTCGAACCAGCCGAAAGCCTTTCTCACTTCCGGCTGGCGCCCGGCGTCAAGATCGCGCTGGTCGCGGCGGAGCCGGAAGTGGTCGACCCGGTGGCCATTCGCTTCGATGAAGCGGGCCGCTTGTGGGTCGTCGAGATGCGCGACTATCCCAATGGCCCCGCCGCCGGCCAAAAGCCGCTCTCGCGCATCAAACTGTTGGAAGACGCCGACGGCGATGGACGCTACGAGACGGCCCATCTCTTTGCCGATCAACTCCTCTTCGCCACCGGCGTGCAGCCCTGGCACGGCGGCGTGATCGTCACCTTCTCCGGCCGGATCGAGTGGATGAAGGACACCGACGGCGACGGCAAGGCCGACCTGCGCGAGACCTGGTTCACCGGCTTCGCCGAAGAAAACCCGCAGCTCCGCGCCAATCACCCTCGCTTCTCGCTCGACAACTTCGTGTATGTGGCCAACGGCCTTCGCGGAGGCGTGGTGACCAGCAACTGGTCCCGTGCCGGCAATGTGGGCGCTCACCGACAACGCGAACTGCCCATCAGCGGCCGCGATTTCCGCTTTGAACCGTTGCGCGGCGAAGCCAGCGCCGTGTCGGGCAACGGACAGTTCGGCATGACCTTCGACGACTACGGCAACCGCTTTATCTGCAGCAACCGCAACCCGCTGATGCACGTCGTGCTGGAAGAGCGTTACCTGGCCCGCAACCCGCTGCTGGCGGTGCCGGCCGTCGTGAGCGACGTGGCCGCGTCGGGCGACAACTCGCACGTCTATCCGCTCAGCCAGGCCTGGACCACCTCGATCTTGCACGCCGGTCAATTCACGGCGGCCTGCGGAGCCGAAGTCTATCGCGGCGACGCCCTCGGCGAGCATTTTCACGGTTGCGGCTTCACCTGCGAGCCGACCGGCAATTTGGTGCATTGCGAAACGATCGAACCCGCCGGCGCCACCTTCGTCGGGCATCCCGAACGCGAGGGCGTGGAATTCCTCGCCTCGCCCGACACCTGGTTTCGCCCGGTGAATCTGGAAACCGGCCCGGACGGCGCCTTGTACGTGGTCGACATGTATCGGGCGGTGATCGAACATCCGCAGTTCGTGCCCGACGAATTGAAAGACCGGCCCGACCTGCGATACGGGGACGACCGCGGTCGCATCTATCGGCTGGTGGCGGAGGGCAAGCGGTCGCCGACGGCGCCGCCAAACCTGGCGCACGCCGGCCCTGACAAAGTGGCGCCGCTCTTGGCCCACGAAAATCCCTGGTATCGCAGCACGGCCGCGCGGCTGCTGTATGTCCATCAGTGGCGGCAGGCGAAGCCGGTGGTCGAACGCATTCTGAGCGAGGCCAAACAGCCGGCTGCCCGCGTGCAGGCCCTTTGGACGCTGCAAGGCTGGCGCGATCTCTCGCCGGAGCTGCTCGAACGGGCGCTCGGCGATCCGCACCCGCGCGTGCGCGAGGCGGCCGTGCTGCTGGCCGAGCCGCTGCTGGCCGATCGTGCCGAGCTGCGCAAGCGTGTCATGGCGCTGTCGGGCGATCGCGACGCGCGGCTGCGGTTTCAGGTGGCGCTCAGTCTGGGCGCGGCGCCGGGCGAAGAGGTGTTGCAGCCGTTGGCAAACATCGCCCTGGCCGGAGCCGATGACGTTTGGACGCGGCGGGCGGTGCTGACCGCGGTGCTCGATCTGCCTCACCAATTCCTGGCCAGGCTGCTGGATCAACTTCCCGGCGTGGGCGATTCGGCGGGTCATGCGCAGGCGGGACGCGCGCTCCACGGACAGGGAATCATGGAACTGCTGGCCGAAACGGCCCGGTTGGTTGGGGCACGTCGTCAAACCGAGGAAGTGGCAGGTGTACTAAACAAGCTGGCCTCGGTCATTCAGTTATCGCACAAGCTGGCGATCGTGACGGGCATGGCGCGCGGCATGCAAAGCCGCGGGCTGAGCTGGGCGACGATGGTTGCCCGGTTCGATAAAGACGCGGCGGCACGCAGAGCGGCCGACGCGATTCTTCGGCAGGCCGCCGAATTGGCGCAGGACTCCGACGCCGAGCTCGCGCAGCGCGAGCAGGCGTGTGCCTTGCTTCAGTTCGGCAGCGATGAGCTGGCCGTGCCCGTGCTGGCGGAAATCATCGACCGCGAGACGAACCAGTCCTTCAAGCAGCAGGCTGTCGCTTCGCTGGCCGCGCATGCCAGCCCACGGGCGACCGACCTGCTCATCGCGCAACTCAATCAGCAGACGCCAGCCATTCGTCGGGCGATGCTCAACGCGCTCTTGGCCCGGCCCGACCGTGTCGGCCGTTTGCTCGACGAGATTGCCGCTGGCCGGCTGAAAGCCTCGGAGCTCGATCCCTTGCAAGCCAACCGCTTGCGGCAGCACGCCGACGCGCAGTTGCGCGCCCGTGCCGTCGAGTTGCTGGCGGCGGCCGAGCCGGCCGAGCGGGCGGAAGTGATGAAGCGGTATCGAGCGGCGCTCGACCTGAAGGCCGACCCGCGGCACGGCCGCGAGGTGTTCCAGAAAAACTGCACCACCTGCCATCGCATCGGCCCGCTGGGCATCGACGTGGCGCCGAGCATTGCCGACTCGCGCACGAAGTCCCAGGAGCAGCTCTTGCTCGACATCCTGGAGCCGAACCGGGCGATCGACAACAACTACGTCAGCTACTCGCTGACCACGGCCGACGGCCAATCGCTGGTGGGCGTGATTTCGGCCGAGACGGCTTCGTCGATCACCTTGAAGCAGCCCGAAGGCAAGGTGCTCACGCTGGCCCGCGGCGACATCGACGAGATTCATTCCAACGGCATTTCGCTGATGCCGGTAGGGTTGGAAAAGAACATCTCGCTGGAGGACATGGCCGACCTGATTTCGTTCATCAAGAACTGGCGCTA
- a CDS encoding type II toxin-antitoxin system RelE/ParE family toxin translates to MSATARREAGFLLRQLQLGGSLSLPHSRPMPSIGLAVHELRIKDAGHEWRVIYRIDADAIVIAEVFAKRSRTTPQMVIERCQKRYQQYDSFAK, encoded by the coding sequence ATTTCCGCTACCGCGCGACGCGAAGCCGGATTCTTGTTGCGACAGTTGCAACTCGGAGGGTCGCTGTCGTTGCCGCATTCGCGGCCGATGCCGTCGATTGGCTTAGCCGTTCATGAACTTCGTATCAAGGATGCCGGCCACGAATGGAGGGTGATTTATCGTATTGATGCCGATGCGATCGTCATTGCCGAGGTTTTCGCAAAGCGCTCGCGTACGACTCCGCAGATGGTTATCGAGCGTTGCCAAAAGAGATACCAGCAGTACGATTCCTTTGCAAAGTGA
- a CDS encoding Uma2 family endonuclease, whose product MGRLWASTAACIMMDCGVENYRAGLKRMSATSDLTSDFSPRAWKNFLVNILPPQGAWTEEQYLAFTDHTNRLIEFTDGRLEPLPMPTDRHQCILAYLFKAFDKFIEPRAGKVHFSGLRLRIRVEKFREPDLLLLLSAKDPRRQNRFWTGADLALEVVSRDKPSRDLIDKRGDYAEGGVPEYWIVNPEDESILVLRIEGGMYAEAGTFKRGESAASVLLSGFAVDVDAVFDAD is encoded by the coding sequence GTGGGCCGGCTCTGGGCGTCCACTGCGGCCTGCATTATGATGGACTGCGGTGTTGAAAACTACCGAGCAGGCCTGAAACGCATGTCCGCCACATCCGATCTCACGAGCGATTTTTCTCCGCGAGCGTGGAAAAACTTCCTGGTGAACATTTTGCCGCCGCAGGGCGCGTGGACCGAGGAACAATACCTGGCGTTCACCGACCATACAAACCGACTGATCGAATTCACTGATGGCCGTTTGGAACCACTCCCCATGCCCACCGACCGCCATCAGTGTATTTTGGCCTATTTGTTCAAGGCTTTCGACAAGTTTATCGAGCCTCGTGCCGGCAAGGTTCACTTTTCTGGATTGCGGTTGCGGATCCGGGTGGAGAAGTTTCGCGAGCCGGACCTGTTGCTGCTCCTGTCGGCGAAAGACCCGCGCCGCCAGAACCGTTTTTGGACCGGCGCCGACTTGGCGTTGGAAGTCGTCAGTCGCGACAAGCCCAGCCGCGACCTGATCGATAAACGGGGCGATTACGCCGAAGGCGGCGTGCCGGAATATTGGATCGTGAACCCGGAGGACGAAAGCATCCTCGTGCTCCGGATCGAGGGCGGGATGTATGCCGAGGCGGGCACGTTTAAGCGTGGCGAATCGGCGGCGTCGGTGTTGCTGTCGGGGTTCGCGGTGGATGTGGACGCCGTGTTTGACGCGGATTGA